The following proteins are encoded in a genomic region of Magallana gigas chromosome 1, xbMagGiga1.1, whole genome shotgun sequence:
- the LOC136275683 gene encoding putative nuclease HARBI1 — MAALVGFLRRNDQRRRLPRPRMFRDRLNPLELRTDDELFERYRFRRPTIIYICDMIADTVSHGTRRSMALPPMLQLLVFLRFVATGAFHQLLGDAVHVSKATAGRCIRRVASAIANAVGRFIRFPTGQEALNVKRKFHAIAGKNSLDSE; from the coding sequence TGGCGGCACTTGTTggatttttaagaagaaatgaTCAGAGAAGGCGGCTCCCTCGTCCGCGTATGTTTCGAGACCGTCTCAATCCATTAGAATTACGGACAGACGACGAACTCTTTGAGAGGTATCGTTTTCGTCGGCCCACTATAATATATATCTGTGATATGATTGCCGATACGGTGAGTCATGGAACGAGGAGGTCCATGGCTCTCCCACCAATGCTTCAACTTTTGGTGTTCCTGAGGTTTGTGGCGACTGGGGCTTTCCACCAGCTCCTTGGAGATGCCGTGCATGTGTCAAAGGCCACGGCTGGACGATGTATCCGGAGAGTTGCCTCGGCCATCGCCAATGCTGTCGGAAGATTCATCCGCTTTCCGACCGGTCAGGAGGCATTAAACGTGAAAAGGAAGTTCCATGCCATCGCAGGTAAGAATTCTCTCGACAGTGAGTGA
- the LOC136275685 gene encoding putative nuclease HARBI1, which produces IVGFPNVLGCVDGTFIRIQTPSENEPDYVNRKGYHSLNVMMTCDTNFLVTNCVAKWPGSCHDSRVFRESTLCHQFENGQHDGLLLGDSGYPCRTYLMTPFNTTNDMRYRERYNTALCRTRVLIEQTYGILKRRFPCLAVGLRTDPGRACQYVVACVVLHNVGILRQDIVTLSLDDLTIAGPDIQEIGDPANNNGFGYREFIARQCFDH; this is translated from the exons attgtaggATTTCCAAATGTGCTAGGTTGTGTGGATGGCACTTTCATCAGGATTCAAACACCCTCTGAAAATGAGCCGGATTATGTCAATAGAAAGGGATACCACTCCCTAAATGTCATG atGACATGTGACACCAATTTTTTGGTAACCAACTGTGTGGCAAAATGGCCAGGATCTTGTCATGACTCAAGGGTCTTCAGAGAGAGTACTTTATGCCATCAGTTTGAAAATG gTCAGCATGATGGATTACTCCTGGGCGACTCCGGATATCCCTGCAGGACATACCTGATGACCCCATTCAACACCACCAACGATATGAGGTATCGGGAGAGGTACAACACAGCCTTGTGCCGTACCCGCGTACTCATAGAGCAAACATACGGAATTCTCAAGAGGAGGTTCCCCTGTTTAGCAGTTGGGTTGCGGACAGACCCAGGTAGAGCATGTCAGTATGTTGTCGCTTGTGTGGTTTTGCATAATGTCGGCATCCTGCGACAGGACATTGTAACTCTCAGTCTAGATGACCTGACAATAGCTGGACCAGACATCCAGGAGATTGGAGACCCAGCGAACAACAACGGCTTTGGTTACCGTGAATTCATTGCTAGGCAATGTTTTGATCATTAA